A window of Actinomycetota bacterium contains these coding sequences:
- a CDS encoding DUF6504 family protein — translation MSKRYADPIEVESSEGSPTAFRWRGAHYRVRAVSHKWREAGGWWEVPDATDKPWAGGRAREVVRVTAVRSGGSDGMYELARDMRTGIWSMLRVWD, via the coding sequence ATGTCCAAGCGTTACGCAGATCCCATCGAGGTCGAGTCATCCGAAGGGTCACCGACGGCATTTCGATGGCGTGGCGCCCATTACCGGGTGCGCGCGGTGTCGCACAAATGGCGCGAGGCCGGCGGTTGGTGGGAGGTTCCGGACGCGACCGACAAGCCCTGGGCCGGCGGGCGCGCGCGCGAGGTCGTGCGGGTGACGGCGGTGCGCTCCGGCGGTTCCGACGGCATGTACGAACTGGCGCGCGACATGCGCACCGGGATCTGGTCGATGCTTCGCGTTTGGGACTGA